One Carnobacterium inhibens subsp. inhibens DSM 13024 genomic window carries:
- a CDS encoding bacteriocin immunity protein, producing the protein MGKTKWYSGGNERAKQAANIITDLLDDLKTNLENESLQNVLENYFEELEQKGASIPMILSRMNLDISKAIRNDGITLSDYQSKKLKELTSISNIRYGY; encoded by the coding sequence ATGGGCAAAACAAAATGGTATTCCGGAGGAAATGAACGAGCAAAACAAGCAGCAAATATTATTACTGATCTATTAGATGATTTAAAAACAAACTTAGAAAACGAGTCGCTACAAAATGTATTAGAGAATTATTTTGAAGAATTAGAACAAAAGGGCGCTTCTATTCCTATGATTTTAAGTCGTATGAACTTAGATATTTCTAAAGCAATCAGAAATGATGGAATTACTCTATCAGACTATCAATCTAAAAAACTAAAAGAATTGACTTCCATATCCAATATTAGATATGGATATTAA
- a CDS encoding bleomycin resistance protein, whose translation MSEPSLVPELLITDIESSINFWCTLCDFSIQYERREEGFAYLVSGNTHIMLEQRGFSRNWITGDLDVPYGRGINFQISIESVDLIVNRLQQQKWPLYMDPEEKWYQKGDREVGVRQFLVQDPDGYLLRFSEHLGERSL comes from the coding sequence CCCAGAATTACTAATTACCGATATAGAATCTAGCATAAATTTTTGGTGTACTCTATGCGATTTCTCAATCCAATACGAGCGAAGAGAAGAAGGGTTTGCTTACCTCGTGTCAGGTAACACCCATATTATGCTAGAGCAGAGAGGTTTTTCAAGAAATTGGATAACAGGAGACTTGGATGTCCCTTATGGCAGAGGAATTAATTTTCAGATATCGATTGAGTCTGTTGATCTTATCGTCAATCGATTGCAACAACAAAAGTGGCCGCTTTATATGGATCCAGAAGAAAAATGGTATCAAAAAGGAGACAGAGAAGTGGGGGTTCGACAATTTTTAGTTCAAGATCCAGATGGTTATCTTTTACGCTTCTCAGAACATCTTGGAGAACGCAGTTTATAA